One region of Scophthalmus maximus strain ysfricsl-2021 chromosome 15, ASM2237912v1, whole genome shotgun sequence genomic DNA includes:
- the vcpkmt gene encoding protein-lysine methyltransferase METTL21D — protein MAAGESEYFVREVERNDGRALKVKQCYLGDVGCVVWDAAIVLAKYLETKQFYDPPGGVDVWAGRSVLELGAGTGVVGLMAATLGAQVTLTDLEDLQTLLKVNIHENQALVSSGSITAKVLKWGEDVSDFLPPPQYILMADCIYYEQSIVPLVESLKLLSGPETCIICCYEQRTEGVNPKVEREFFELLKQHFRCEEIPLDRQDPEFSSPDIHILHIRTKV, from the exons ATGGCTGCCGGCGAGAGTGAATATTTTGTGAGAGAAGTCGAGAGAAACGACGGCCGTGCCTTAAAAGTGAAGCAGTGCTACCTGGGGGACGTCGGCTGTGTGGTCTGGGATGCGGCCATAGTTCTTGCCAAATATTTAGAGACGAAACAGTTTTACGATCCTCCCGGAGGAGTGGACGTCTGGGCCGGCAGAAGTGTGCTGGAGTTAGGAGCCGGGACAGGAGTGGTCGGTCTGATGGCAGCAACACTGGG AGCTCAAGTAACGTTGACAGACCTGGAGGATCTGCAGACCCTCCTGAAAGTGAACATCCATGAAAACCAGGCACTCGTCAGCAGTGGGTCCATAACTGCCAAGGTACTGAAATG GGGCGAAGATGTGTCTGACTTCTTGCCTCCTCCACAATATATCCTTATGGCAGACTGCATCTATTATGAGCAG TCCATTGTTCCTCTGGTGGAGAGCTTGAAGCTGCTCTCTGGACCGGAGACCTGCATCATTTGCTGCTATGAGCAGCGCACCGAGGGTGTAAACCCAAAAGTGGAAAGGGAATTCTTTGAG TTGCTGAAACAACACTTCCGCTGTGAGGAGATCCCCTTGGACAGGCAAGACCCAGAGTTTAGCAGTCCAGACATCCACATCCTGCACATCCGAACAAAAGTCTGA
- the arf6b gene encoding ADP-ribosylation factor 6b has product MGKMLSKIFGNKEMRILMLGLDAAGKTTILYKLKLGQSVTTIPTVGFNVETVTYKNVKFNVWDVGGQDKIRPLWRHYYTGTQGLIFVVDCADRDRIDEARQELHRIINDREMRDAIILIFANKQDLPDAMKPHEIQEKLGLTRIRDRNWYVQPSCATTGDGLYEGLTWLTSNYKS; this is encoded by the coding sequence ATGGGGAAAATGCTCTCCAAGATATTCGGCAACAAGGAGATGAGAATATTAATGCTCGGACTCGACGCAGCCGGGAAGACGACAATCCTTTACAAACTGAAACTCGGACAGTCCGTCACCACGATCCCCACGGTGGGCTTCAACGTGGAGACCGTCACCTACAAGAACGTCAAGTTCAACGTGTGGGACGTGGGCGGCCAGGACAAGATCCGCCCCCTGTGGCGACACTACTACACGGGCACCCAGGGGTTGATCTTCGTGGTGGACTGCGCGGACCGGGATCGCATCGACGAGGCGAGGCAGGAACTCCACCGCATCATCAACGACCGGGAGATGCGGGACGCCATCATCTTGATATTCGCCAATAAGCAAGACCTGCCGGACGCCATGAAGCCGCACGAAATCCAAGAGAAGCTCGGATTGACCCGCATCCGAGATAGGAATTGGTACGTTCAGCCCTCCTGTGCGACCACAGGCGACGGACTCTATGAGGGCCTGACGTGGCTCACCTCAAATTACAAATCTTAA